The Planococcus versutus genome contains a region encoding:
- a CDS encoding SurA N-terminal domain-containing protein, producing MIKKWFLTIVLGGSMVALAACGDDAAKETEGEETPQEEVAADQESAELPEIPEPDLEGIPDVVAEVNGEKIVKEDFESTYTGQFQQMAMQAQVSGQEVDQTQLKEQVAESLVAQELLVQETEKQKLTASEKQTSAALEELAQQNGLKSSDELLAALEEQGVSKKEVMTQIESQVKIDQLIASETGEIKLTDEEVQKFYDEAKAQQEKAGGEEIPAFKEVKPQIEEQLKMQKEGEATQTLIAKLREKAEVTINL from the coding sequence ATGATTAAAAAATGGTTTTTAACAATCGTACTTGGAGGATCCATGGTAGCTCTAGCTGCTTGTGGTGATGATGCAGCTAAAGAAACAGAAGGTGAAGAAACACCGCAAGAAGAGGTAGCAGCAGATCAGGAGAGTGCGGAACTACCCGAAATACCTGAACCTGACTTAGAAGGCATTCCAGATGTGGTCGCTGAAGTAAATGGTGAAAAAATTGTCAAAGAAGATTTTGAATCGACATATACAGGACAATTCCAACAAATGGCGATGCAAGCTCAAGTGTCTGGACAAGAAGTAGACCAAACGCAGTTAAAAGAGCAAGTTGCGGAAAGTTTAGTGGCACAAGAATTACTTGTTCAAGAAACTGAAAAACAAAAATTGACAGCATCTGAAAAGCAAACCAGTGCAGCCTTAGAAGAATTAGCTCAGCAAAACGGTCTTAAATCTTCTGATGAGTTATTGGCAGCACTTGAAGAACAAGGTGTTTCGAAAAAAGAAGTAATGACACAAATAGAGTCTCAAGTGAAAATCGATCAATTAATTGCATCAGAAACTGGCGAGATTAAATTGACAGATGAAGAAGTACAAAAATTTTATGACGAAGCAAAAGCACAGCAAGAAAAAGCGGGTGGAGAAGAAATACCGGCGTTTAAAGAAGTAAAGCCGCAAATTGAAGAACAACTGAAGATGCAAAAAGAAGGCGAAGCCACACAAACCTTAATTGCTAAGCTACGTGAAAAAGCAGAAGTAACCATTAACTTATAA
- a CDS encoding glycine betaine uptake BCCT transporter, translated as MKKVTNVFWIALALVLVAIGYGAFAPDNFAEVTGNIESFLTTSFGWYYLLIVSIIVLFCLFFLISPVGQIKLGKDSDKPEFSFGTWIAMLFSAGMGIGLVFWGAAEPLSHFAIDPATAEPGTAEAMRESMRFSFFHWGIHAWAIYAVVALALAYAQFRKGEPGLISATLKPIFGDKMKGPWGVLVDVIAVFATVVGVATTLGFGAIQINGGLAFLFDGVPADNFTVQLIIIGIVTVLFMISAWSGLSKGIKYLSNTNMVLAVVLLAAVIILGPTLLIMNMFTDTIGTYFQNIIEMSFRAGPIDGENRSWIDGWTIFYWAWWISWSPFVGIFIARVSKGRTIRQFLLGVLMIPTFISFLWFAAFGTTAIDVQQSGVDLTGLLTEERLFAVFGELPLGVLLSVIAVFLITTFFVTSADSATFVLGMQTTGGSLYPQNTVKLTWGVAQSAIAVILLSTGGLDTLQTVLIIAAFPFSIIILLMMTSFYKAVTIEYKAIKRKR; from the coding sequence ATGAAAAAAGTAACCAATGTTTTTTGGATTGCACTTGCACTCGTATTAGTAGCGATTGGCTATGGCGCATTTGCACCCGATAATTTTGCAGAAGTTACAGGGAATATAGAATCATTCCTGACAACTTCATTTGGATGGTATTATTTATTGATTGTGTCTATCATCGTTTTATTTTGTTTGTTTTTCCTAATCAGTCCTGTGGGACAAATTAAATTAGGTAAAGACTCAGACAAGCCCGAATTTTCGTTTGGGACTTGGATTGCGATGCTGTTTTCAGCAGGAATGGGCATCGGTTTAGTATTCTGGGGAGCGGCAGAACCGCTATCGCATTTTGCGATTGATCCGGCAACGGCTGAACCTGGAACTGCTGAAGCGATGCGCGAGTCAATGCGTTTCAGCTTTTTCCACTGGGGAATTCATGCTTGGGCTATTTATGCAGTAGTGGCATTAGCGCTTGCATATGCTCAGTTCCGAAAAGGGGAGCCTGGATTGATCTCTGCAACGCTAAAGCCGATATTCGGAGATAAAATGAAAGGGCCGTGGGGAGTACTTGTAGACGTTATCGCTGTATTTGCTACAGTGGTCGGCGTTGCAACAACTCTTGGATTTGGAGCTATACAAATTAACGGCGGTTTGGCTTTCTTATTTGATGGAGTACCGGCAGACAATTTTACCGTCCAGTTGATCATCATTGGGATTGTTACGGTATTATTTATGATTTCTGCTTGGTCTGGACTAAGCAAAGGAATTAAATATCTGTCGAACACCAATATGGTATTAGCTGTCGTATTATTAGCAGCAGTTATTATTCTGGGTCCAACATTACTAATTATGAACATGTTCACTGATACAATCGGTACGTATTTCCAAAATATAATTGAAATGAGTTTCCGTGCAGGACCGATAGATGGTGAAAATCGTTCTTGGATCGATGGTTGGACTATCTTTTATTGGGCATGGTGGATTTCGTGGTCTCCATTTGTTGGGATCTTTATCGCACGTGTATCAAAAGGACGCACAATCCGTCAGTTCCTACTTGGTGTATTGATGATTCCAACGTTTATCAGTTTCCTATGGTTCGCGGCTTTCGGTACAACAGCAATTGATGTTCAACAAAGTGGAGTCGATTTAACCGGATTATTGACAGAAGAGAGACTGTTTGCTGTTTTCGGTGAATTGCCTCTTGGTGTTTTACTATCAGTTATAGCGGTCTTCTTGATTACGACATTCTTTGTTACATCTGCCGATTCGGCCACATTTGTGCTTGGTATGCAAACAACAGGTGGTTCGTTGTATCCGCAAAACACAGTGAAATTAACTTGGGGTGTTGCGCAATCTGCCATTGCTGTAATCTTGCTATCTACAGGTGGACTGGATACATTGCAGACGGTTCTAATCATTGCGGCGTTCCCGTTCTCGATTATTATTCTGCTCATGATGACGTCCTTCTATAAAGCAGTGACAATTGAATACAAAGCAATTAAACGCAAACGTTAA
- a CDS encoding 5'-3' exonuclease: MEKPHVLLIDGMALLFRSFFATSAVNQYFRTTEGLATNGVQGFTRHVLAAKTMMKPTHMAVCWDMGSKTFRTDLFDGYKANRPAPPEDMVHQFDWAQEVSKQLGWKNYGEVGIEADDFIGSFTKQWQDQVDFTIITGDKDMLQLLSPSVKIAFMKKGFHVYDVYTESRFIEEYGIQPSQFADVKAFMGDPSDGYPGVKGIGPKTALQLIQAYGSTDGVLDAIDKLKPAQKKKIEEHKDMLLLSKKLAVIKCDIQLDVSLEELIVPTYTSDHIQLCRDQQLSLLAKQLEKNVELTNDPWA; the protein is encoded by the coding sequence ATGGAAAAACCACATGTATTATTAATTGATGGAATGGCTCTTTTGTTCCGGTCGTTTTTTGCAACTTCAGCAGTCAACCAATATTTCCGAACAACAGAAGGACTAGCAACAAATGGCGTTCAAGGATTCACGCGACACGTGCTAGCGGCCAAAACAATGATGAAACCAACACATATGGCTGTGTGTTGGGATATGGGATCTAAAACTTTCCGAACCGATCTTTTTGATGGCTATAAAGCCAATCGACCGGCTCCACCAGAAGACATGGTGCATCAATTTGATTGGGCTCAAGAAGTATCTAAACAATTAGGATGGAAGAATTACGGAGAAGTCGGCATTGAAGCAGATGATTTTATCGGGTCATTTACGAAGCAATGGCAAGACCAAGTGGATTTCACCATTATCACCGGTGATAAAGACATGCTCCAACTGTTAAGCCCTTCTGTGAAAATTGCTTTTATGAAAAAAGGCTTTCACGTTTATGATGTGTATACAGAATCGCGTTTTATTGAAGAATACGGCATTCAGCCTTCACAGTTTGCTGACGTAAAAGCATTTATGGGCGACCCAAGCGATGGCTATCCAGGAGTTAAAGGCATTGGGCCAAAAACAGCACTACAGCTGATTCAAGCCTATGGTTCAACAGATGGAGTATTAGATGCTATTGATAAATTAAAGCCAGCGCAGAAAAAGAAAATTGAAGAACATAAGGACATGTTGCTGCTATCAAAAAAACTGGCTGTCATCAAATGTGACATCCAGTTAGACGTGTCGTTAGAAGAACTAATCGTTCCAACGTATACGAGTGATCATATTCAGTTATGTCGCGATCAACAGCTATCATTACTAGCTAAGCAGCTCGAAAAAAATGTAGAGCTTACAAATGATCCTTGGGCATAA
- a CDS encoding STAS domain-containing protein translates to MDSQQEIKDLQEQLIYYKKLVRNMSAPIIPSVVPKTILVPIAGFIFTDRFDMIRTTVLQYAEKHRDTERVIFDFTGVTTDNLMEFDYNGLASELSQLNSALGLMGLRAIYVGFNPMFVRQIVHAGIQVELEVYTTFKIALEHLLIENKHASIKF, encoded by the coding sequence ATGGATTCACAGCAAGAAATCAAAGACTTACAAGAACAACTTATTTATTATAAAAAATTGGTTCGAAATATGTCAGCCCCTATCATTCCTTCAGTCGTGCCAAAAACAATTTTAGTACCGATCGCTGGATTTATTTTTACAGATCGCTTTGACATGATCCGCACAACCGTTTTACAATATGCAGAAAAGCATCGGGACACAGAGCGCGTCATCTTTGATTTTACCGGTGTCACGACAGATAATTTAATGGAATTTGACTACAACGGCTTGGCTAGTGAATTGAGTCAATTGAACTCAGCACTTGGCTTAATGGGCTTACGTGCCATATACGTAGGATTTAATCCCATGTTCGTACGTCAAATTGTTCACGCCGGCATTCAAGTCGAATTAGAAGTTTACACCACCTTTAAAATCGCTTTAGAGCATTTGCTTATTGAAAACAAACATGCATCCATTAAATTTTAA
- a CDS encoding thioredoxin family protein — MKSVTTTEQFNEVINGEQPVIVKFQAGWCPDCRRMDMFIDPIVEEYNQYQWVDVNRDELPELAEKYDVMGIPSLLVFKGGEKTAHLHSANAKSPESVTNFLEDQKE; from the coding sequence ATGAAATCAGTGACTACAACCGAACAATTTAATGAAGTGATTAATGGTGAACAACCAGTAATCGTAAAATTCCAAGCAGGATGGTGTCCGGACTGCAGACGCATGGATATGTTTATTGATCCGATCGTTGAAGAATACAATCAATATCAATGGGTGGATGTAAACCGTGACGAGCTTCCAGAACTTGCTGAAAAATATGACGTAATGGGCATACCAAGCCTACTGGTGTTTAAAGGCGGAGAAAAAACAGCTCATCTTCATAGCGCGAACGCGAAATCACCTGAATCGGTAACAAACTTTTTAGAAGACCAAAAAGAGTAG
- a CDS encoding 3-hydroxyacyl-CoA dehydrogenase/enoyl-CoA hydratase family protein, with amino-acid sequence MAYQIRKAAVLGSGVMGSGIAAHLANIGIPVVLLDIVPRELLKEEQTKGLTLEDKSVRNRMATGSIQKLLKQKPAPLTAKKNLQLITPGNLEDDLESLKDVDWIIEVIVENLDVKKSLYEKIDKVRKEGTIVSSNTSGISINAMVEGRSEDFGKHFLGTHFFNPPRYLKLLEIIPAKTTASEVLEFMTAFGEDQLGKGVVIAKDTPNFIANRIGTYGLLVTLREMMAGGYSIGEVDSVTGPLIGRPKSATFRTLDVVGLDTFMHVSKNVYDQTTGEEQNVFDAPEFMKKMVENGWLGAKTSQGFFLKKDKEILELNPETLEYRLAGKLKTPSQETAKQQKGLAAKMKTLVYADDRTGQLLWKILSPTLLYSAELTGEIADDIVAIDNAMKWGFGWEQGPFETWDAIGVQQSVEKMRQEGHPIPAFVQALLDSGNDTFYKEENGDLYFFDGTEYQPVPVNEKVIDLKRYKKKHGVIKSNSGASLIDLGDGIALLEFHSRSNAIGLDIMQMINYAVDEVDKNFKGLVIGNQGKNFCVGANLGMILMEAQDDNIFELDFTVKTFQDAMMKIKYSNKPVVAAPFGMSLGGGAEVTLPAAHIQASMETYMGLVEVGVGLIPGGGGNKELYMKQLKGLPNGVTIDYQNIATKVFESIAMAKVSTSAAEARENNFLNFVDGISVNSDHLIYDAKQVALSLFENSYQAPIREKIPVVGEPGYATLLLGAEGMFNSGFISEHDLKIAKKLAFVLAGGKVPYGTKVDEQYLLDLERQAFLSLVAEPKTQQRMQHMLVKGKPLRN; translated from the coding sequence GTGGCTTATCAAATTAGAAAAGCGGCTGTACTCGGTTCAGGTGTTATGGGTTCTGGGATTGCAGCACATCTCGCAAATATAGGGATTCCGGTTGTATTACTTGATATCGTCCCGCGCGAATTGTTGAAAGAAGAACAAACAAAAGGATTAACGCTTGAAGATAAATCAGTACGCAATCGAATGGCAACAGGTTCTATTCAAAAATTACTTAAACAAAAACCAGCTCCATTAACAGCTAAAAAGAATTTACAATTGATCACACCAGGAAATCTAGAAGATGATTTAGAATCATTAAAAGACGTCGATTGGATTATCGAAGTCATTGTTGAAAATCTTGATGTGAAAAAATCCTTATACGAAAAAATTGACAAGGTTCGAAAAGAAGGCACAATTGTTTCGTCTAACACTTCGGGTATTAGCATTAATGCAATGGTCGAAGGACGTTCAGAAGACTTCGGAAAACATTTCTTAGGAACGCATTTTTTTAATCCACCGCGTTACTTAAAACTGCTTGAAATTATTCCGGCTAAAACAACTGCTTCAGAAGTATTGGAATTCATGACGGCTTTTGGGGAAGACCAATTAGGTAAAGGTGTTGTTATTGCCAAAGATACACCAAACTTTATTGCAAACCGAATCGGTACGTATGGATTGCTTGTTACGTTACGTGAAATGATGGCGGGAGGCTATTCTATCGGTGAAGTAGACTCTGTCACGGGACCGTTAATCGGTCGACCAAAATCAGCTACATTTAGGACCTTAGATGTTGTAGGACTAGATACATTTATGCACGTTTCGAAAAATGTTTACGATCAAACAACTGGAGAAGAACAGAATGTTTTTGACGCACCTGAATTTATGAAAAAAATGGTGGAAAACGGTTGGCTAGGAGCAAAAACTAGTCAAGGCTTTTTCTTGAAAAAAGACAAAGAGATTTTAGAACTAAATCCCGAAACGTTGGAATACCGTCTAGCTGGAAAACTAAAAACACCTTCACAAGAAACCGCCAAGCAACAAAAAGGCCTCGCTGCAAAAATGAAAACACTCGTTTATGCAGATGATCGCACAGGTCAATTATTATGGAAAATTCTTTCACCAACATTGCTTTATTCTGCAGAGTTGACCGGTGAAATTGCAGACGACATTGTAGCGATTGACAATGCAATGAAATGGGGCTTTGGTTGGGAACAAGGACCATTTGAAACGTGGGACGCAATTGGCGTTCAACAATCAGTTGAAAAAATGAGACAAGAAGGTCATCCGATTCCAGCATTTGTACAAGCGTTGCTAGATAGTGGAAACGATACCTTCTATAAAGAAGAAAATGGCGATCTTTATTTCTTTGATGGCACAGAGTACCAACCGGTTCCGGTTAATGAAAAAGTCATTGACTTGAAACGCTATAAGAAAAAACACGGAGTTATTAAATCAAATTCAGGCGCGAGCTTAATCGATTTAGGAGATGGCATTGCGCTACTTGAATTCCATTCACGCTCAAACGCAATTGGCTTAGACATTATGCAAATGATCAATTACGCGGTGGACGAAGTCGATAAAAATTTCAAAGGACTTGTTATCGGCAACCAAGGTAAAAACTTTTGCGTGGGTGCAAATCTAGGTATGATCTTGATGGAAGCGCAAGACGACAATATTTTTGAACTTGATTTCACAGTAAAAACATTCCAAGACGCTATGATGAAAATCAAATACAGCAATAAACCTGTTGTCGCAGCACCATTCGGCATGTCACTAGGTGGCGGTGCCGAAGTTACTTTACCTGCTGCTCATATTCAAGCATCAATGGAAACGTATATGGGACTTGTCGAAGTCGGTGTTGGGTTAATTCCTGGCGGTGGTGGAAACAAAGAACTTTACATGAAACAGTTGAAAGGATTGCCAAATGGCGTAACGATCGATTACCAAAATATCGCGACAAAAGTATTTGAATCCATTGCGATGGCAAAAGTGTCAACGTCCGCAGCAGAAGCGCGCGAAAACAACTTCTTAAATTTTGTAGATGGCATTAGTGTCAACAGTGATCATTTAATTTATGATGCTAAACAAGTTGCTTTGTCACTGTTTGAAAATAGCTATCAAGCACCCATTCGCGAAAAAATTCCTGTAGTAGGTGAGCCAGGCTATGCAACGCTTTTGTTAGGTGCAGAAGGCATGTTCAATTCGGGCTTTATCAGCGAACATGATTTAAAAATCGCAAAAAAATTAGCATTTGTTCTAGCAGGTGGCAAAGTTCCATATGGCACAAAAGTGGATGAGCAGTATTTGCTTGATCTTGAGCGTCAAGCTTTTTTAAGCCTAGTCGCAGAGCCAAAAACTCAGCAACGTATGCAACACATGCTGGTTAAAGGAAAACCATTACGAAATTAA